The Elaeis guineensis isolate ETL-2024a chromosome 14, EG11, whole genome shotgun sequence genome has a segment encoding these proteins:
- the LOC105057103 gene encoding metal tolerance protein 1 isoform X1 produces the protein MQMETSNSQTAQIIEVNADMPVEVSCLGGNKTCGGAACDFSDSKTSSKDAKERSASMRKLLVAVMLCIIFMSVEVAGGIKANSLAILTDAAHLLSDVASFAISLFALWASGWEATPQQSYGFFRAEMLGALVSIQLIWLLSGILVYEAIARIIYENGEVDGFLMFAVAAFGLLVNIVMAVVLGHDHGHAGDSHGHGGHSHSHGVSEHDHSHHGNDHDHDDLHGVEQHNHGHGISITTHHHHSKEDILKDEHEPLHKHSEDSGDENSGLEKTQENNEKKQRNINVHSAYLHVLGDSIQSIGVMIGGAIIWCKPEWKIIDLICTFLFSVVVLLTTIKMLRNILEVLMESTPREIDATRLEKGLCEMDGVVAIHELHIWAITMGKVLLACHVTITPEADADRILDEVIGYIRREYNISHVTIQIERL, from the exons ATGCAA ATGGAAACATCAAATTCTCAGACAGCTCAGATCATTGAGGTAAATGCAGACATGCCTGTGGAGGTGTCTTGCCTAGGTGGGAACAAGACTTGTGGAGGTGCTGCTTGTGATTTCTCTGATTCTAAAACTAGTTCAAAAGATGCCAAAGAGAGATCTGCATCCATGAGGAAGCTTCTAGTTGCTGTTATGCTCTGCATCATATTTATGAGTGTTGAAGTTGCTGGAGGCATTAAAGCTAACAGCCTTGCAATCTTAACTGATGCTGCTCATCTCCTTTCTGATGTTGCATCTTTTGCTATATCCTTGTTTGCACTCTGGGCATCAGGATGGGAGGCAACACCTCAGCAGTCATATGGTTTCTTTCGCGCAGAGATGCTTGGTGCACTGGTTTCTATTCAGCTGATATGGCTTTTATCTGGTATATTGGTTTATGAAgctattgcaagaattatctatgAGAATGGGGAGGTTGATGGCTTCCTAATGTTTGCTGTCGCTGCCTTTGGTTTGCTGGTTAACATTGTTATGGCTGTTGTGCTGGGTCACGATCATGGCCATGCTGGGGACAGTCATGGTCATGGTGGACACAGTCACAGTCATGGTGTGTCTGAACATGATCACTCTCACCATGGCAATGACCATGATCATGACGATTTGCATGGGGTAGAGCAGCACAATCATGGCCATGGCATTAGCATCACAACCCATCACCATCATTCAAAGGAGGACATCCTCAAGGATGAGCATGAACCACTGCATAAGCACTCTGAGGATTCCGGGGATGAGAATTCTGGTCTCGAGAAAACTCAGGAGAACAACGAGAAGAAGCAAAGGAACATAAATGTGCACAGTGCTTATCTGCATGTGCTTGGAGACTCCATTCAAAGCATTGGAGTGATGATAGGAGGGGCTATCATATGGTGCAAGCCTGAATGGAAGATCATCGATCTGATATGTACGTTTCTCTTCTCTGTTGTAGTGCTGTTGACTACAATCAAGATGCTAAGGAACATTTTAGAGGTCCTCATGGAGAGCACCCCACGGGAGATTGATGCAACAAGACTTGAGAAGGGGCTGTGCGAGATGGATGGTGTGGTTGCCATTCACGAGCTGCACATATGGGCCATTACCATGGGAAAAGTCCTGCTAGCTTGCCATGTAACAATCACACCAGAGGCAGATGCTGATCGCATACTCGACGAGGTGATAGGATATATCAGGAGGGAGTATAACATCAGTCATGTGACCATTCAGATAGAGCGCCTGTAG
- the LOC105057103 gene encoding metal tolerance protein 1 isoform X2 — METSNSQTAQIIEVNADMPVEVSCLGGNKTCGGAACDFSDSKTSSKDAKERSASMRKLLVAVMLCIIFMSVEVAGGIKANSLAILTDAAHLLSDVASFAISLFALWASGWEATPQQSYGFFRAEMLGALVSIQLIWLLSGILVYEAIARIIYENGEVDGFLMFAVAAFGLLVNIVMAVVLGHDHGHAGDSHGHGGHSHSHGVSEHDHSHHGNDHDHDDLHGVEQHNHGHGISITTHHHHSKEDILKDEHEPLHKHSEDSGDENSGLEKTQENNEKKQRNINVHSAYLHVLGDSIQSIGVMIGGAIIWCKPEWKIIDLICTFLFSVVVLLTTIKMLRNILEVLMESTPREIDATRLEKGLCEMDGVVAIHELHIWAITMGKVLLACHVTITPEADADRILDEVIGYIRREYNISHVTIQIERL, encoded by the coding sequence ATGGAAACATCAAATTCTCAGACAGCTCAGATCATTGAGGTAAATGCAGACATGCCTGTGGAGGTGTCTTGCCTAGGTGGGAACAAGACTTGTGGAGGTGCTGCTTGTGATTTCTCTGATTCTAAAACTAGTTCAAAAGATGCCAAAGAGAGATCTGCATCCATGAGGAAGCTTCTAGTTGCTGTTATGCTCTGCATCATATTTATGAGTGTTGAAGTTGCTGGAGGCATTAAAGCTAACAGCCTTGCAATCTTAACTGATGCTGCTCATCTCCTTTCTGATGTTGCATCTTTTGCTATATCCTTGTTTGCACTCTGGGCATCAGGATGGGAGGCAACACCTCAGCAGTCATATGGTTTCTTTCGCGCAGAGATGCTTGGTGCACTGGTTTCTATTCAGCTGATATGGCTTTTATCTGGTATATTGGTTTATGAAgctattgcaagaattatctatgAGAATGGGGAGGTTGATGGCTTCCTAATGTTTGCTGTCGCTGCCTTTGGTTTGCTGGTTAACATTGTTATGGCTGTTGTGCTGGGTCACGATCATGGCCATGCTGGGGACAGTCATGGTCATGGTGGACACAGTCACAGTCATGGTGTGTCTGAACATGATCACTCTCACCATGGCAATGACCATGATCATGACGATTTGCATGGGGTAGAGCAGCACAATCATGGCCATGGCATTAGCATCACAACCCATCACCATCATTCAAAGGAGGACATCCTCAAGGATGAGCATGAACCACTGCATAAGCACTCTGAGGATTCCGGGGATGAGAATTCTGGTCTCGAGAAAACTCAGGAGAACAACGAGAAGAAGCAAAGGAACATAAATGTGCACAGTGCTTATCTGCATGTGCTTGGAGACTCCATTCAAAGCATTGGAGTGATGATAGGAGGGGCTATCATATGGTGCAAGCCTGAATGGAAGATCATCGATCTGATATGTACGTTTCTCTTCTCTGTTGTAGTGCTGTTGACTACAATCAAGATGCTAAGGAACATTTTAGAGGTCCTCATGGAGAGCACCCCACGGGAGATTGATGCAACAAGACTTGAGAAGGGGCTGTGCGAGATGGATGGTGTGGTTGCCATTCACGAGCTGCACATATGGGCCATTACCATGGGAAAAGTCCTGCTAGCTTGCCATGTAACAATCACACCAGAGGCAGATGCTGATCGCATACTCGACGAGGTGATAGGATATATCAGGAGGGAGTATAACATCAGTCATGTGACCATTCAGATAGAGCGCCTGTAG